One window of Vespula pensylvanica isolate Volc-1 chromosome 13, ASM1446617v1, whole genome shotgun sequence genomic DNA carries:
- the LOC122633730 gene encoding ubiquitin carboxyl-terminal hydrolase 5 yields the protein MEELMQHLNKIKVPQKGDKIYKDECVYSFDTPDTSTGLYVNLTTFLGLGQDHVLHYYQLTNNPVFLHIKRTKKEIVSDQKGDGPEKKITRLAIGTSGGFTPDQQKYTYHEEYKIVILPKFTEILYPKDGLPEQVEIAIKSILESDSASKIAETETLAGTWDGEIKAVSKHAKNLKQLDTGKKIPPSGWKCEKCDLTQNLWLNLTDGSILCGRRFYDGTGGNDHAVEHYRNTNYPLAVKLGTITKEGKGDVFSYDENDMVEDPNLIEHLAHWGINITQMEKTDKSMIELELDLNQKFGEWVALQEAASKLTPLYGPGYTGLANLGNSCYLNSVMQMLFVIPDFIKRFVDGAPQIYNQNYTDPANDFNVQMSKLGVGLLSGKYSVAPKSNTEDESRQGIPPRMFKTLIGRGHPGFSSNRQQDAQEFFLQLINILDRNSRHQANPTDSFKFKVEERYQCTRSGKVKYTYRPEYILPLPIPLEAVTNKEEVAAYEALKKETEAKGQKVDPNAFVRPRIKLMSCLETFIQPEIVEQFYSSALNEKTTAQKTTRLATFPDFLLMHLKKFTMKENWSPVKLDVAIEMPDIIDLSSLRGLGLQPGEDLLPEIAGSDPPSPVYDTGILNDLTDMGFPQEACKRALYFTENRSLEAATNWVMEHIGDSDIADPFVPPGIDIKPGRDKFIPNDNALAMVMSMGFTKEQAIKALKATDNNLERAADWIFSHQVELDALDVENDAGRSEDVFRDGSNQYKLVGFISHMGTSTMVGHYVCHLLKDNRWVIYNDDRIALSENPPKELGYIYLYQRIE from the exons ATGGAAGAGTTAATgcaacatttaaataaaataaaagtgcCACAAAAAggcgataaaatatataaggatGAGTgtgtttattcgttcgatacacca GATACGTCTACAGGTTTATATGTTAATCTTACAACATTTTTGGGGTTGGGACAAGATCATGTTCTTCATTACTATCAGTTAACCAATAATCCTGTCTTTCTTCACATAAAACGTACAAAAAAAGAG ATTGTATCCGATCAAAAAGGAGATGGTcctgaaaaaaagataacgagaTTAGCTATAGGAACTTCTGGTGGCTTTACGCCAGATCAACAAAAGTATACTTATCACgaggaatataaaatagttatatTGCCAAAGTTTACAGAAATTCTATATCCTAAGGATGGCTTGCCAGAACAA gtAGAAATAGCTATTAAGTCAATACTGGAATCAGATTCTGCATCAAAAATAGCTGAGACTGAAACTTTAGCTGGAACTTGGGATGGAGAAATAAAGGCTGTATCTAA gcATGCAAAGAATTTGAAGCAATTGGACACTGGCAAAAAAATACCTCCAAGCGGTTGGAAGTGTGAGAAATGCGATCTCACACAGAATCTTTGGTTAAATCTGACAGATGGTTCCATTCTTTGTGGACGTAGATTTTACGATGGTACTGGAGGAAACGATCATGCAGTTGAACATTATCGTAACACAAATTATCCACTTGCTGTTAAATTGGGTACCATaacaaaagaaggaaaaggagatgTGTTTTCATatgatgaaaatgatatgGTAGAAGATCCTAATTTAATTGAACATTTGGCTCACTGGGGAATCAACATTACTCAAATGGAAAAAACTGATAAATCCATGATCGAATTAGAATTAGATCTGAATCAAAAATTTGGAGAATGGGTTGCCCTTCAAGAAGCTGCAAGCAAATTAACGCCATTGTACGGACCTGGTTACACTGGTCTTGCTAATCTTGGAAATTCTTGTTATCTAAATAGTGTTATGCAAATGTTATTTGTTATTCCCGACTTTATAAAAag atttgtaGATGGTGCACCACAGATATACAATCAGAATTACACTGATCCTGCAAATGATTTTAATGTTCAAAT gtCTAAACTCGGAGTTGGATTACTTTCGGGAAAATATTCCGTAGCACCGAAATCAAATACAGAAGATGAATCGCGACAAGGTATTCCTCCAAGAATGTTCAAAACCTTGATTGGTCGTGGACATCCAGGTTTTTCCTCAAATCGGCAACAAGACGCTCAGGAATTCTTCCTACAGCTCATTAACATTTTAGAT CGTAACAGCAGACATCAAGCAAATCCTACCGACAGCTTTAAGTTTAAGGTGGAAGAACGTTATCAGTGCACAAGATCCGGTAAAGTGAAATATACTTATCGTCCCGAATACATCTTACCATTGCCTATACCATTAGAAGCAGTAACGAACAAG GAAGAAGTTGCGGCATATGAAGCactgaagaaagaaacagaagcaAAAGGACAAAAAGTAGACCCAAATGCTTTCGTGAGGCCACGTATAAAGCTAATGTCATGCCTGGAAACTTTTATACAACCCGAGATAGTTGAACAATTTTACAGTTCTGCATTGAATGAAAAGACTACTGCACAGAA aacAACGAGACTGGCTACATTTCCGGATTTCCTGTTGAtgcatttaaaaaagtttACTATGAAGGAAAACTGGAGCCCTGTTAAATTAGATGTAGCAATAGAAATGCCAGATATAATAGATCTGAGCTCTTTACGTGGCTTAGGTTTACAACCTGGAGAAGACTTACTACCTGAAATAGCTGGTTCTGACCCACCATCTCCAGTCTATGATACAGGCATTTTAAATGACTTAACAGATATGGGTTTCCCTCAAGAAGCCTGCAAACGAGCTTTATATTTCACCGAAAATCGCAGCTTAGAAGCGGCTACCAATTGGGTAATGGAACATATTGGTGATTCTGATATTGCAGATCCATTTGTGCCTCCTGGAATTGATATTAAACCAg GGAGAGATAAATTTATACCAAATGATAATGCTTTAGCAATGGTGATGAGTATGGGTTTTACTAAAGAACAAGCAATAAAAGCTCTTAAAGCGactgataataatttagaacGTGCAGCGGATTGGATATTCAGCCATCAAGTTGAACTGGATGCATTAGATGTTGAAAATGATGCAGGACGTTCAGAAGATGTATTCCGAGATGGCAGTAATC AATATAAATTAGTAGGATTTATATCACACATGGGGACATCAACAATGGTAGGACATTATGTCTGTCATTTGTTAAAAGATAATCGATGggttatatataatgatgatAGA ATCGCTTTATCTGAAAATCCACCTAAGGAGTtgggatatatatatctgtatcaACGCATCGAATAG
- the LOC122633687 gene encoding unconventional myosin ID: MATHEDVGIRDFVLLDEINIEKVVENLKVRFKGGKIYTYIGEVCVSVNPYKNTNIYDANHINKYKGRELFENPPHIFAIADSAHREMKQQGRDTCIVISGESGSGKTEASKIIMKYIAAVTNLSGQQEIERVKNVLIQSNSILEAFGNAKTNRNDNSSRFGKYMDINFDFKGDPLGGHITNYLLEKSRVVYQQKGERNFHCFYQLINGCSEAELHQMKLVRDATAYYYINKDDNKSNINDKGDYKTVNGAMSTLGFSQNEIQTIWNIISGILHLGNIMYKINEDKLIVEKNNALANTAALFSIGSNELRTALSQRVIAAGGEIMQKTHTLVEAEYGRDALAKAIYERLFSWIVSRVNDSINVNDTDSSNKYKTLIGVLDIYGFEIFDINSFEQFCINYCNEKLQQLFIELVLKQEQEEYKREGIAWQNIEYFNNQIICDLVELSHKGILAIMDEACLNVGKVTDEMLLEAMDTKLADHQHYTSRQLKPTDKELQHKIHFKIKHYAGDVVYNVRGFLDKNKDTLFQDFKRLLYKSNDSIISKMWPEGAQDITKTTKRPLTAGTLFRNSMIALVKNLTSKEPFYIRCIKPNEIKSAIVFDDERVNHQVRYLGLVENILVRRAGFAHRQKYDRFLKRYKMISQYTWPNFRGGTDKDGVRTLMEEKGFSGDVKYGHTKIFIRSPQTLFALEKAREDLIPGIVILLQKQWRGYLCRQKYKKMKAALFIIRYYRQYKKYFYIKALLKTFSNVRSMRDHGKHLTWPKENFAVRDVVPSLKMIYTRWRAWMVLKVVPREDWPQLRLKMAAGAVLHSKRPHWGQDRRWEGNYLSKPDENPQNDVFISSINNLRNTDHFKTVLFSTFVRKTNRFNKQADRVLVVTEHALYKLESVKFKTMKKGIPIAEITGLSVSPGEDQLIIIHSNRGNDFIISITAKEDRVGELVGILSTRYNQLRGAELQVTVDVKFKCMLGNKSKVLRIEVMPDMVEPIFKRDGDQIIYAIPPSIGIIEPNSRQEIRTAS, encoded by the exons ATGGCAACTCACGAAGATGTTGGCATCAGGGATTTTGTCCTGCTGGACGAGATCAACATTGAGAAGGTCGTGGAAAACTTGAAAGTTAG ATTCAAAggtggaaaaatatatacatatattggaGAAGTGTGTGTAAGTGTTAATccttataaaaatacaaatatctaTGATGCAAaccatattaataaatataaag ggagagaattatttgaaaatccACCACACATATTTGCAATTGCGGATTCAGCACATCGTGAGATGAAGCAACAAGGTCGGGACACTTGCATAGTAATCAGTGGTGAATCTGGATCAGGGAAGACAGAAGctagtaaaattattatgaagtATATTGCTGCTGTTACTAATCTAAGTGGTCAACAGGAAATTGAaag AGTAAAGAATGTACTTATTCAATCAAATTCTATATTAGAAGCATTTGGAAATgcaaaaacaaatagaaatgaCAATTCCTCTCGTTTTGGAAAATATATGGacattaattttgattttaaaggAGACCCATTAGGTGGACATATAACTAATTATTTACTTGAAAAATCACGAGTAGTCTATCAACAAAAAGGAGAACgtaattttcattgtttttatcaG cTGATCAATGGTTGTAGTGAAGCTGAGTTACATCAAATGAAATTAGTACGTGATGCTActgcatattattatatcaataaagatgataataaatcaaatataaatgataaaggTGACTATAAAACTGTGAATGGAGCTATGTCCACTTTAGGATTTTCACAAAATGAGATACAAACAATCTGGAACATTATTTCTGGCATTCTGCATCTG GGTAATATCATGTATAAAATCAATGAAGATAAACttattgttgaaaaaaataatgctcTGGCTAATACTGcagctttattttctattgGTTCAAATGAACTTAGAACTGCTTTATCCCAAAGAGTGATAGCAGCTGGTGGAGAAATTATGCAAAAGACACATACTTTGGTGGAAGCTGAATATGGTAGGGATGCTTTGGCAAAG GCAATTTATGAAAGATTGTTTTCATGGATTGTGTCACGTGTTAATGATTCAATTAATGTAAATGACACTGATTCAtctaataaatacaaaacttTAATTGGTGTATTAGACATTTAtggatttgaaatttttgatataaacaGCTTTGAACAGTTTTGTATCAATTACTGCAATGAAAAATTACAACAGCTTTTTATTG AACTGGTTTTAAAACAAGAACAGGAAGAgtataagagagaaggaattgCATGGCAAAATATtgagtattttaataatcaaataatttgtGACTTAGTGGAATTATCTCATAAGGGAATATTAGCTATCATGGATGAAGCATGTCTCAATGTAGGCAAAGTAACAGACgag aTGCTTCTTGAAGCAATGGACACAAAATTAGCAGATCATCAACATTACACTTCTCGTCAATTGAAACCAACAGATAAAGAATTACAACACAAGattcattttaaaatcaaaCATTATGCTGGTGATGTTGTATACAACGTTCGCGGTTTTctagataaaaataaggatACTCTTTTCCAAGATTTTAAACGTTTGctttataaaagtaatgatTCTATAATCAGTAAGATGTGGCCAGAAGGTGCTCAAGATATtacaaaa ACTACAAAAAGACCATTGACTGCTGGTACATTATTCCGTAACTCTATGATTGCACTTGTTAAAAATTTGACTAGTAAAGAAccattttatattcgatgcATAAAACCTAATGAAATTAAGTCAGCTATTGTTTTTGATGATGAAAGAGTAAATCACCAAGTGAGATACTTGGGActtgtagaaaatatattagttaGAAGAGCAGGATTTGCTCATAGACAGAAATATGATAGATTTTTGAAAAG atataagATGATATCACAATATACTTGGCCAAACTTTAGAGGTGGCACTGATAAAGATGGAGTTCGTACattaatggaagaaaaaggtTTTTCAGGTGATGTTAAGTATGGTCatactaaaatatttatacgttctCCTCAAACATTATTTGCATTAGAAAAG gCACGTGAAGATTTAATACCAGGGATTGTAATATTACTTCAAAAACAATGGCGCGGTTATTTGTGTcgacaaaaatacaaaaagatgaaagctgcattatttattataagatacTATCGtcaatataagaaatatttttatattaaagcaTTATTGAAGACTTTTAGTAACGTTAGATCTATGCGTGACCATGGTAAACATTTAACATGGCCAAAAGAGAACTTTGCTGTTCGTGATGTGGTACcttcattaaaaatgatttatacaaGGTGGCGTGCTTGGATGGTACTTAAAGTTGTTCCAAGAGAAGATTGGCCACAGCTacgattaaaa atgGCAGCAGGAGCTGTATTACATTCTAAAAGACCTCATTGGGGTCAGGATAGACGTTGGGAAGGAAACTATTTATCTAAGCCAGATGAGAATCCTCAAAACgatgttttcatttcttcaataaataatcttcGAAATACGGATCATTTTAAAACTGTTCTATTCAGTACATTTGTTAGAAAAACTAATag ATTTAATAAACAAGCTGATCGTGTTTTGGTTGTAACAGAACATGCCTTATACAAATTAGAAAGTGTAAAATTTAAGACTATGAAAAAAGGTATACCTATTGCTGAAATTACTGGGTTAAGTGTATCACCCGGAGAAGATCaacttataataattcattctaaTCGaggaaatgattttattatttcaattactGCCAAGGAAGACAGAGTTGGAGAACTTGTTGGTATATTAAGTACTAGATACAATCA attacgTGGTGCTGAGCTTCAAGTTACAGTAGATGTAAAGTTTAAGTGTATGTTGGGTAACAAGAGTAAAGTATTGCGAATAGAAGTAATGCCTGATATGGTTGAACCAATATTCAAAAGAGATGGCgatcaaattatatatgcCATTCCACCATCCATTGGTATAATTGAGCCTAATTCCAGACAAGAAATCAGAACAGCTAgttaa
- the LOC122633688 gene encoding nuclear pore complex protein Nup107 yields MEDVVDTKENLAQSIRLLNQETAQRKSFLRLSTKSTTPKRISLQQTTHPRKDEDTNQLNDTHSPRISSRNYLNTKIMKGHNYSDIDTSLTVAPHEIRDIMACSEKNDMTLREIMEDSSATGIILKANEPWREANTKLYYDFLQCVQAHLSELQVFDTIADFIQSCTDTLEIIRGMQAKVENTVISSEEISLENERNTWRLIYCLYQNRINTSGFDTPMEDNSEVTYISEKNVIDHLYKTESQTREYQLIIDWLEKNALDQANRSPNIECFTDKTVAWENTLYQLQNRNMGMAFGSSRPLVSSMDPDAPIREGKPLHDLDREDDARLEKRMFIEVRCGRLQKAQALSIHCGQPWRAACLLGWVPHHDPNYNNPLTDTKVPIVGNPNRDLWKLCAWELSHDKRVGQFYRAIYASLCGNVQQLLQIALSWQDALWAYMKGLLDVKVEAEVRDTMPRNYTAMSEEYWKNNISLEEIFKELHASKNESIRTQANKPDHLIQKYLILDQIPKLMEEIESMIDLGTCDSQFLRFLAHLILFLRQIGKNTKDKIGDKVLQAYVRILIRMGDPILIAFYTATLPQEDQISNYASYLENVTDYEQRKRSLAAAEDANLNVEAITKTVVESIRQKNTEIKSDDLKGTITDADMEKINALDWVIFYQSQREEALWQTNALIRYFLTNEKIDAARKAFNKIPPDSIESVMAEYPTMENTLANLTITDNLSKRAASAIREYLCYKTYLDAQEGFSEWFSHFHHGKPTPLEDLPAYATFTEKVAYDHKKAQYNTELDRWKCTMQHHTKAVKQLLFNVLLFPDGGWLVDSNNNSDEADVNSDGPSIPEEVLREHQLKKLRELCIPKIALLLHTVMSEMNEHAGCIQLADILACEQYQLFEVFPKGRLREIFKKICESSLILMDQKKDPWGYPK; encoded by the exons ATGGAGGACGTAGttgatacaaaagaaaatttagcgCAATCTATACGACTTTTAAATCAAGAGACCGCAcagagaaaatcatttttaaggTTAAGTACGAAGAGCACTACGCCAAAAAGGATATCCTTGCAACAAACTACTCACCCTCGCAAGGATGAAGATACGAATCAACTCAATGACACACACAGTCCGAGAATATCTTCTAGGAATTATCTTAATACAAAGATAATGAAGGGTCACAATTATTCAGACATAGATACATCTTTAACCGTTGCACCTCATGAAATACGTGATATAATGGCATGttcagaaaaaaatgatatgacTCTTCGGGAGATCATGGAAGATAGTAGTGCAACGGGAATCATTTTGAAAGCCAATGAGCCATGGCGCGAGGCTAATACAAAATTGTACTATGATTTCTTACAATGCGTGCAAGCTCATCTTTCTGAACTACAAGTATTCGATACCATTGCAGATTTTATACAAAGTTGTACAGACACTTTGGAGATAATTAGAG GAATGCAAGCTAAGGTTGAAAATACAGTGATATCTTCTGAGGAAATAtctttagaaaatgaaagaaatacttGGAGACTTATATATTGCCTTTATCAAAATAGGATAAATACATCAGGATTTGATACTCCAATGGAAGATAATTCAGAAGTTACttatatttcagaaaaaaatgtaatagatcatttatataaaacagaaaGTCAGACAAGagaatatcaattaattatagattGGTTAGAAAAGAATGCATTGGATCAAGCTAATAGATCTCCAAATATAGAATGTTTTACCGATAAAACTGTTGCTTGGGAAAATACATTGTATCAGTTGCAAAATAGAAATATGGGGATGGCTTTTGGATCTTCTAGACCATTAGTATCTTCTATGGATCCCGATGCTCCTATAAGAGAAGGCAAACCACTGCATGATTTAGATAGAGAAGATGATGCTAGACTTGAAAAACGAATGTTTATAGAAGTACGTTGTGGTCGTCTTCAAAAAGCACAAGCTTTATCTATTCATTGTGGTCAACCATGGAGAGCTGCATGTTTATTAGGATGGGTACCGCATCACGATCCAAATTATAACAATCCTTTAACAGATACCAAGGTACCAATTGTAGGTAATCCTAATAGAGATCTTTGGAAGCTATGTGCTTGGGAACTTTCGCATGACAAACGTGTtg gACAGTTTTATCGTGCCATTTATGCTAGTCTTTGTGGCAATGTTCAACAATTGCTACAAATTGCTTTATCTTGGCAAGATGCATTGTGGGCTTACATGAAGGGTCTCTTGGATGTTAAAGTTGAAGCAGAAGTGAGAGATACAATGCCAAGAAATTACACAGCCATGTCTGAAGAATATTGGAAGAATAACATTTCGTTGgaagaaatattcaaagaacTTCATGCTTCAAAAAATGAATCTATACGCACTCAAGCTAATAAACCAGATCATCTTATacaaaagtatttaatattagatCAGATTCCAAAGTTAATGGAAGAAATTGAAAGTATGATAGATCTAGGAACCTGTGATTCGCAGTTCTTAAGATTCTTAGCacatttaattctctttttacgacaaattggaaaaaatacaaaagataaaataggAGATAAAGTATTACAGGCCTATGTAAGAATTCTTATTAGAATGGGTGATCCAATCTTGATTGCATTTTATACGGCTACGTTACCACAAGAAGatcaaatatcaaattatgcctcatatttagaaaatgttaCGGATTACGAGCAACGTAAGAGATCTTTAGCTGCTGCAGAGGATGCTAATTTGAATGTTGAAGCTATTACAAAGACAGTTGTAGAAAGTATACGTCAAAAAAATACAGAGATTAAATCTGATGATTTAAAGGGTACTATCACAGATGCAGATATGGAGAAGATCAATGCTTTGGATTGGgtcattttttatcaaagcCAACGAGAAGAAGCACTGTGGCAAACTAATGCActaataagatattttcttaccaatgaaaaaattgatgCTGCACGGAAAGcttttaataaa attCCACCAGATTCTATTGAATCAGTTATGGCTGAATATCCAACTATGGAAAACACTCTTGCTAATCTCACAATAACtgataatttatcaaaaaggGCAGCAAGTGCTATTAGagaatatttatgttataaaacATATCTTGATGCACAGGAAGGTTTTTCAGAATGGTTTTCTCATTTCCATCATGGTAAACCAACTCCATTAGAAGATTTACCAGCTTATGCAACATTTACAGAAAAAGTTGCTTATGATCATAAGAAGGCTCAATATAATACAGAATTAGATAGGTGGAAATGTACTATGCAACATCATACTAAA gCAGTTAAGCAGCTTTTATttaatgttcttttatttcctgaCGGTGGTTGGCTCGTTGATTCCAACAATAATTCAGATGAAGCTGATGTTAATTCAGATGGTCCATCTATACCAGAGGAAGTATTAAGGGAacatcaattaaaaaaattgcgCGAATTATGCATTCCCAAAATTGCACTCTTGTTACACACTGTCATGTCCGAAATGAATGAACATGCTGGTTGTATACAATTAGCTGATATTCTTGCGTGTGAACAATACCAATTGTTTGAA gtaTTTCCTAAGGGACGACttcgtgaaatatttaaaaaaatttgtgaatCTTCCCTCATTTTGATGGATCAGAAAAAAGATCCATGGGGATATCCAAAGTAA